The Nitrospirota bacterium genome has a segment encoding these proteins:
- a CDS encoding cupin domain-containing protein encodes MSRIGNLLIDLPEDRSREIFETVLEAKGFKLERIVSTGQATRPGQWYDQEQDEWVVLLSGEAKLSFENGDAVALRPGDHLLIPRHKRHRVEWTAKGVRTVWLALHFD; translated from the coding sequence ATGTCACGTATCGGAAACCTGCTGATTGATCTACCGGAAGACCGCTCGCGTGAGATCTTCGAGACGGTGCTTGAGGCGAAAGGTTTCAAACTCGAGCGGATCGTTTCCACTGGCCAGGCGACCCGGCCCGGCCAGTGGTATGACCAGGAACAGGACGAATGGGTCGTGCTCCTGTCAGGGGAAGCGAAGCTGAGCTTTGAGAACGGCGACGCGGTCGCGCTCCGTCCCGGCGACCACCTGCTCATACCCCGCCATAAGCGGCACCGGGTGGAATGGACCGCGAAGGGAGTG